The genomic interval TTTACTTTCTCTTTCTTCTCACCTCTGGGGTCATCGTCAATCGCTCCATTATAAATGAGCTTTCCATCTTTACTAATTATAAACATATGTGGCGTCGTCTTGGCATCAAACAATTTCCCAACTTTTCCGTCCGGGTCAAGCAAATATGCAGTATAAACTGCTCCCCATTCTTTGTAAATTTTCTCAAGCTCCTTCGCATCGCGATAATCCCTGTGCTTCGGATTAGTTGAATTGATTATAATCCAAACAACGCCTTTCTCTGTGAATTCCTTTTGAACGCTTTGCATAATCTTCTCTCTATAAACACGCTGAACAAACGGACAATTTGGATTAGTCCATTCAAGTACAACAATTTTGCCTTTGAAATCAGAAAGTTTAACGACCTTGCCATTTAAATCATTCAAGCTGAAATCTG from Candidatus Thermokryptus mobilis carries:
- a CDS encoding thioredoxin family protein, whose protein sequence is MTILKIFGFSLIFPFLTVSFGDKVEIGSVVPDFSLNDLNGKVVKLSDFKGKIVVLEWTNPNCPFVQRVYREKIMQSVQKEFTEKGVVWIIINSTNPKHRDYRDAKELEKIYKEWGAVYTAYLLDPDGKVGKLFDAKTTPHMFIISKDGKLIYNGAIDDDPRGEKKEKVNYVRNALNEILNGKPVSVQVSKPYGCSVKYAEN